The nucleotide window AGTCTCTATTGCCACGACGACGATATTTTAGCAGGTGTTAGGGGTCGTAGATCAGCAAATATCGTGACATTGTCCTTTAGAGAGGTCTTGTTTATGATTAAACCTGCAAGTATCTTCGAGAAAATTAGTCTCGGAGCTATTTTCTTGTGAGGGGGTAGCGTCAATATCTTCTAGCAGTTCAACCTCGGTCTGCACTTGAGCAAGGGATTTTAAGGGAACGCAGATATCTGCGATCGCGGACGAATTGGAGTTGCTGAAATTAACAGGCTGAAAGCAGTGAGTGGACTGACAAAGGAAAAAAGTGAAGATAAGACTGCCTAGGCGGATGCGATCGCCATCTTTCAGTAAAGTGGCTCCTTGAATCAGTTCACCATTAACGAGAGAACCATTGCTGCTCCCCAGGTCTGTCAAATAAAACCCTTGCTCTTCCACATACTGCACTGAAGCATGACATCGTGACAGACGGCGATCGGGCAAGGCAATACTGACTTGGCAAGAGTCACGCCCAATGAGCCAGGTATTTTGGGGTTGTGTTGTCGCTTGAGTCCTACCGTGGAGCAGATTAGTAACAATTGAAATCTGATCACCAATGACCATACCTTGAATATAAGGAGTCGTAATTCGTCCAAATGAGCGAGTTCCAGAACTTTCTAAGCCTAAGATTTCGTCTAATAATCCTCGGTGATTTTCATATAGTCTGAGAAATATTTGATAAAGCCCCAGCCGATCCTGTAATCCTGAACGAATCGACGTATCCATGGAGCTAATACTAGAGGCAGAATCTGAAGAGGCGGAATCTAAGGAGTCTTGGGAGTTAATCAAGCCTGGGTGGGCACAACCGAAAGGCAGTCTATTTATATGGGTCATGTCTATCTAGATTTTTATTGATGCGTTCACTAGAAGCTAAGTACCCGCTAGGTACCCACACAAGAACTAGATTAGGTGTTTTCCGTATTAATTAAGAACCGCATGATTACGGGAAGACAACCAACAATCGGTCACAGCGCCTCAGATCCGTACAGCTTCTAGACATGGCGCAACAGCTTCTAGACATGGCGCAAGAAATCTAGTAACTCTCGGTTTACTGTTTGAGGTGCCTCTTGCTGAACCCAATGACCGCACTGAGGCAAGATCTTTAGCCGGAATGGGGCGGTTATTAGCCGATCGATTCCTTCAGTCAGCTTAGTACTGAGGAATTGATCTTCTTCTCCCCATAGAACAAGAGTAGGGGAAGTAATGAGGGTAGGCGATCGCCCCCAGCTACTCAACCAAGATTGAGGAGCCAACAGCGAGCGGTAATACTTGAGGGCAGCAGTCAGCGCTCCTGGTTTTTCTAAAGCCGCCTGATACATTTCTGTATCTTGTGTTGTAAATGCGCCCTTACGGACAGATTGTCCTTGCAGCAGATTCTTGATAAAACCGCTCAAGTTGCGCTGAATGAGCCATTCTGGGAGGACTGGAACCTGGAACGCTAGCATATACCAACTGCGTTGAATCTGATCAAAGTTACTGAGTACTTCTTGCCTAAACCGTTCTGGGTGGGGAGCGTTGAGGATGGCAAGGCGATCGAGTAGATTCGGAAATTTCTGGGCGAAATGCCAAGCGATCGCTCCACCCCAATCATGACCAACCACATGCGCTTTGAGATAGCCTAAGCTGTGAATCAATCCTTGAACATCGGTTGTCAGTGTATCAATGTCATAACCGCTTTCAGGCTTATCAGAATCGTTGTAGCCCCGCAGGTCAGGTACAACGACTTTGAAATGTTTGGCTAAAGCCGGAATTTGATGCCGCCAAGAGTACCAAAATTCGGGAAAGCCATGGAGGAGAACAACCAATTTGCCTTCACCTTGAATCACACAATGTAGACGGATATTGTTGGTTTCAATGAAGTGATGTTGCCAACCCAATTGATCTGCTGCGGTCATAGAATTAGGAAAAGTGAGAAAAATCTTCGCTACTAATACAAATCATAGATTAAGTTCATTAGCTGACAGGCTACTTGCTGGTGTAGATTCCACGCTGCCGGAGTTGTTGGACAAAGAAATCTTCTAGGGTAGGACGTGACAAATTCATGCCGATTAATTGCGCACCCATCAAGTCCAAACTAGCGATAAAGTCCTGAGGGTTGCCCTTAAGATGTCCCTGCCAGTGATTCTCTTGAAACTCTAGGTCAGGTATCCATTGGCGTAATACATCCGATTTTCCACCTTTAATTTTGACTTGGTACAGATCCGCGTTACCGAGAAGCTCTTGAAGTGAGCCGATGCAGAGCATTTCGCCCCTAGCAAGGATAGCAACCCGATCGCAAATTTTTTCGACATCCGATAGCACATGGCTATTAAAGAAAATTGTCTTTCCTTGCCCCTTTAGCGAAAGAATAATTTCTCGAATTTGGTAGCGTCCTAAGGGGTCAAGTCCAGACATCGGTTCATCAAGAAAAACCACTTCTGGATCATTAATTAATGCTTGCGCCATGCCGATTCGTTGCAACATCCCTTTAGAGTACTGGCGGAGTTGCTTTTTACGAGCAGCAGACTGCTCTAAGCCCACCAATTCTAGAAGCTCTGGAATTCTTTTTTTCTGAATAGATGCAGAAATTTGGAACAATCCCGCAACATACTGCAAAAACTCCCATCCGGTCAGATAATCGTAGAAGTAGGCATTTTCGGGTAAATAGCCCACCCGTTGTTTGACCGTTCGATCGCCCAAAGCTTGACCCAACAACAGCCCTTTACCTGAAGTCGGACGGGTAATTCCGAGCAAGCACTTCAGTAGAGTCGTCTTGCCAGCGCCGTTGGGACCCAGCAGCCCAAAAGTTTCACCTTGAAAGATTTGTAAGGTGCAGCCTTGCAATGACACCATTTTTTGATTCATCCAAAAGCCTGTGCGGTAAACCTTGCGCAGTTCGTAGGTTTCAACAACAGTAGGACGATCGCTCGTGGCAGGTAAAGCGGAGGAAGGGATAATGGCATTCATATCGTTGGAGGAAACAGACGGGTTATCCGAAGTTAATTATCCAGATTTTGCCCATTTTTTGTGTCAGGCTAAAACTATAAGAGTGAAGAAAATTAACAATGTAGTGCCTAAAAATATTATGGATCGTTCAAAAATTGTTGCAGTGTTGACTGGGGCGATCGCTATCATTCTAAGCCTTGCTTACCTCTTACTAGTTCAGCTTTTAGACTTTCGAGGCGAAATGGTACCTGCCCCAATGTCAGCCCAGCCTGCTTTATCCGAGGTAGCCCAAGTAGCTGACTCCGGAACCATTCTGCTTACGTTAGATTGAAAAAAACGCAAAGGATATTGATATGAGTGCCGCAACTATCTCTGCAAATCCGCTTCTAGTTGGTAAAGGCTTGCCACCGTTCGAGCAAATTCAAACCGAGCAAGTGATCCCAGCCATCACACAGCTTTTATCTGAATCTGAGGATAGCCTTTCTCAATTGGAAGCCAACTTCATGCCCACCTGGCAAGGATTAGTTGAGCCGTTAGAAGAAATTGTCGATCGCCTGAGCTGGAGTTGGGGCGTGGTTGGACACCTAATGAGCGTTAAAAACAGCCCAGAGTTGCGCGAAGCTTACGAAACTATGCAGCCCGCAGCGGTTCAGTTTTGGAACCGCATGAGCCAAAGTCAGCCCCTCTACGAAGGCTTTAAAGCACTCCGCCACAGCGAAGAATGGCACAAGTTGGAAGAAAGTCAGCAGCGCATCGTTGAAACTTCATTACGAGATGCCGAGCTTTCGGGCGTGGGCTTAACAGGCGATGCCAAGGATCGCTTTAATGCTATTCAGCTTGAACTCGCTGAGCTTTCTACTCGCTTCTCTAACCATGTTCTAGATGCAACTAAAGCCTTCAGCATGACCTTGACTCAACCCGACGACATTGCTGGATTACCTCCTAGTGCCGTTGGCTTGGCGGCACAGATGGCAAGGGCAGCGGGCGATGAGAATGCCACCCCCGATGCAGGGCCTTGGCGCATTACGCTCGATATGCCTAGCTATATGCCCTTCATGCAACACAGCCGTCGTCGCGACCTTCGCGAAAAGTTGTACAAAGCCTTTGTCAGTCGGGCTTCATCGGGTGAGTTCGACAATTCTCCTTTAATCGAGCAGATATTGACCTTACGTCAGGAAAAGGCGAAGCTTTTAGGCTTCAATAGCTTTGCAGAGGTTAGCTTGGCTGAGAAAATGGCTCCTAGTGTAACTGCTGTTGAAACGCTGCTAGAGCAACTGCGGCAAGCCAGTTATGAGGCAGCAAAGCAAGATTTGGCAGACCTTCGAGAGTATGCTCGGTCGAAAGGTGCAGCCGAGGGCAATGACCTCCAGCACTGGGATCTTGCCTTCTGGGCAGAGCGACAACGGGAAGAAAAGTTCGACTTTAATGCTGAAGAATTGCGTCCTTACTTTCCTTTAGATCAGGTTTTAGAGGGGTTGTTTGCGCTGTCCCAGAAAATCTTTGGCGTTGTGATTACCCCCAAAGATGGGCAAGTTCCAATCTGGCATCCTGATGTACGCTACTTTCAGGTGGCGAATCAGCAAGGAGAGGCGATCGCCTCTTTCTACCTCGACCCTTACAGTCGTCCTGCTGAAAAACGGGGTGGAGCCTGGATGAACGACTGCATCAGTCGCACCAAAATGACTGATGGTAGCGTGCGCCTGCCTGTAGCATACCTTGTCTGCAACCAAACTCCGCCCGTAGACGACAAACCGAGTCTAATGACCTTTGGCGAAGTCGAAACCTTGTTTCATGAGTTTGGGCATGGTTTGCACCATATGCTAACCCGCGTAGACTATTCCATGGCAGCCGGAACTCGCAATGTAGAATGGGATGCGATCGAGTTGCCCAGTCAGTTCATGGAAAACTGGTGCTATCATCGGGCGACGCTCTTGAGCTTGGGCAGACACCATCAAACAGGTGAGCCCTTGCCTGATCATTACTACCAGAAGCTGCTAGCAGCCCGAACTTACATGAGCGGCAGTGGGATGCTCCGTCAAATTCACTTAAGCTGGGTAGATTTGGAACTGCACTCTGGTTATCAGCCTGGAGGCAAAGAAACGGCAGCAGACGTGCGGCGGCGATTAGCTCAAACTACTATGGTGCTTGATCCGCTGCCCGAAGATGCGTTCCTGTGTGCCTTTGGTCATATTTTTGCTGGTGGATATGCAGCAGGCTATTACAGCTACAAGTGGGCTGAGGTGTTAAGTGCCGATGCTTTTGCAGCATTTGAAGAAGCAGGGCTGGAAGATGAGGGGGCGATCGCTCAAGTGGGGCAGCGCTACCGGGATACGGTTCTGGCTTGGGGCGGCGGTAAGCACCCCATGGAAGTTTTCAAAGCTTTTAGAGGGCGCGAACCTGATACTCAAGCTTTACTCCGGCATAATGGGCTGGTCGCTGCATAGGAGCATCAAGAAGCCATCGTGAACGCATCAACCGTCGTTGTCCTGGGTGCAGGAGCCTGGGGATCTGTTTTAGCTACCCTTGTGACCCAGGCAGGGCACCAGTCGAGGCTGTGGTCGCGTCGTGGTGAATTGAGTCTAGCAGAAGCGTTGATGGATGTTGATGTCGTAGTGTCTGCCATTTCCATGAAAGGGGTGGCAGAGTTGGCAGGGCAAGTCCAGGAGATTGGCTTGCCCGCCCATACCATTCTGCTGAGTGCAACTAAAGGGCTTGATCCGGCGAGCGGTCGAACCCCCTCGCAAATTTGGCAAGCGACGTTTCCCCATCATGCGATCGCGGTTCTGTCGGGTCCTAATCTCTCTAAAGAAATTGAGCAGGGATTGCCCACCGCAACAGTAGTTTCGAGCCGAGATATCGCTGCGGCTGAGCAGGTGCAAGCCGTTTTTTCATCAGAAAAATTTCGGGTGTACACCAATCAAGACCCTCTAGGGACAGAACTAGGCGGAACCCTAAAAAATGTGATTGCGATCGCCGCTGGAGTCTGCGATGGTCTGAACCTGGGCACCAACGCCAAATCTGCTCTGCTTACCCGTGCCCTAGCTGAAGTGATCCGTATTGGCACACACTTGGGCGCACAGCCCGAAACCTTCTTTGGATTATCTGGCATGGGCGACCTGCTAGCCACTTGTAGCAGCCCCCTCAGCCGTAACTATCAAGTTGGCTTTGGACTTGCTCAAGGCAAGTCTCTGGAACAAACTCTTGCCACACTCCAAGGCACAGCAGAGGGAGTCAGCACAACGAATGTTCTGATTAACCTCGCAGAACATCAGGGTATTGCAGTCCCAATTTCTTGGCAGGTTTACCAGCTTCTAAACGGAAAAATTACTGCACAACAGGCAGTCGAAGCCCTAATGGAGCGGGAATTGAAGCCAGAGGTCAGAGGTTAAGCCAATTCAGCTAACTTTGCTTTCACGGTCTGAATGTCTTGCCACATCAGCCATTTTGGCTGCCCCTTCTCCCGTGACTGGTTTCGCAATAAATAAGCCGGGTGGAATACGGGCATACAAAGGCGACCTTCCCACTCAATCCATTCTCCCCGAATTTTAGTAATGCCTCGCTTATCGCCCAAAAGTCCTTTTACTGACGATGCACCCGATAGCAAGATCACCTTCGGATTGACCATGCGGATTTGCTCCATTAAGTAAGGACGACAGGTATTCATCTCTGCATCCGACGGAGCACGATTGGCAGGCGGACGGCACTTAACAATATTGGCGATGAACACGTCTGCCTCAGTTAATTCTACTGCAGCCAAGATTTTGTCTAAAAGTTGCCCTGACTTGCCTACAAAAGGAATGCCCGTCTCATCCTCATTCTGCCCAGGTCCTTCACCAATAATCATTAAATTTGCATCGGGATTCCCTCTCCCAATCACTGCGTTAGTGCGCGTTGCACCCAAATCGCAGCGCTGACAGCGGTTGCAGTGCACTTTAATCTCATCCATTGAGGTGTAGGTGCCTGCTAGAATAGGCAATTTTGCGTTAATGGGAATGAGGTCAGGGTCAAAATCTTTTCCTGGCACAAGGGCGGGCAAATCTGCCGCGCCGAATAAAGCCATTTGGTCTTCGGTAGACATGAGGCAAATAGAGAGTTGGGATTGTATCTTAAAGCATCTGGTGGGCTGAGTCCAACTGCCCACAGGAGATATCCTAAGCTAGACCTGCGAGAGAGGCTAGGATAATCAGCGATGTTGTATTGCACTCAATAAAAAACCGACAGATTCCAAAAGGTTTCTGTCGGCAAGTCGTGTGTTCCCTGTTGATGACTCGGCTAGAGTTGAGTCTCTTACATTATGTGGTTCTAACTTAAGAGAAGTGGCGATCTTGATCAGAGTTTTCTGTGATTATGATCACAGGCTCTAATTAAACAGTACCAATGCTTTCAGGAAACGAACGACCCAACTTAAGATATGACCTAAGATGACTGATGTTCGGTTGTTTGGCGCGATCGCCAGTGGGGCTGTTAAGAGGCAGCTACCTCGTCTGATAGGACGTTTGCAGGGAGTTCTAAGCAGTATCCTGCCCCATAGACCGTTTTGATATATCGAGGATGGCGCGGGTCTGGCTCTAACTTAGTCCGGAGATGCCTGACGTGAACACGAATAGTCTCAATATCATCATTGGGATCATATCCCCAGACTTCCTTTAAGATTTCGCTGGGAGAAACGGTCTGCCCATGGCGTTGAAGAAGACAATGGAGTAGCTCAAACTCTAAGTGAGTCAGCTTAACCGTATTAGAAAACCAGATTGCCTCAAGGCGTTCGGGCACCAAAGTTAAGGGGCCAAAGCTCAAGATTTCGGAGTGCTTAGCGGCTTGGGGAATGCGATCGGTGCGTCGGAGCAGAGCCCGAATTCTTGCAAGCAGCTCTTCAACTTCAAAAGGTTTAGTTAGGTAATCATCCGCTCCTGCGTTAAAGCCTTCTACTTTGTCCTTCGTTTGACCCAAAGCAGTCAGCATCAGGACAGGAATTTCAGAAGTGCGCTCGTCTCGTCGGAGTCTTTGGCAGACCGTAAAGCCATCGACCTTTGGCAGCATTAAATCTAGCATGATCAGATCTGGTAAAAGCTGGAGCGCTAATGCTTGTCCCTTGATGCCATCCTCGGCTTGGCTGACATCGTACCCAGCCATTTCTAGGTTTACGGCAACAAGTTCTGAAATTGCTGAGTCATCGTCGATGACAAGAATACGAGGCATCTTTTAATTCTTAGATTGAGTGATGGAATGAATGACAAATCGCAGTAGGGAGCTAAAATTTGCGGGCTATGAGGCTTTTGTGCCGTTTGGTTAAGAAGAGACAACAAATATTTAGATTTCTTGAACGATTGGAACTGATTGTAAATCTAAATTCTTTATATAGGAATGGCGATAGGATAAATTCGGGAGCACTTTTAAAGATTTTATTTAAGATTGATTAGTAATAGCTATGAGTCCTATACTCGCCAATTTAAGTATTTATTAGTCATCACTATTTAATGGAACCTTGGAGAAATGGACTATCTCAAGCATTCAGCGCGTTTATTTTTTAGAATGAGGCGTTGTAGGACATTTTTTTACACAGCAGATGAGGTAAGGTTTTTAAGGATTGAGAAATCTTTTTAGTTCTTTTGAGCAATGGTAAAGAAACGAGGCGATCGACATAAGATTATCTAATAGTACTATTCACTTAATAAAAATTTACAATGCTTTATCTTTTAGGATGATAGGGAGAGTAGAGCGCAAGAATCAGAATCTGTTGTTTACAGAATTAGGAGGGTGGATATGGTAGCACTTGCAGAACGTTCCCAGACTCGGTTGACCCTGCAAACCGTGGGCATTGCGGAAGAAACGCTTGCCATTCGATCGCTGGACTGGGATCGCGATCGCTTCGACATTGAATTTGAGCTACAAAACGGTACCACCTACAATTCCTTTTTAATCCGGGGCGAGAAAGTTGCACTGATCGATACTTCCCACGAAAAGTTTCGTCAGCTTTATTTGGACACCCTGACCGGGCTAATTGACTTAACTCAAGTTGACTATCTTGTTGTGAGTCACACTGAGCCTGACCACAGTGGCTTAATTAAAGACATTTTGCAGCGATCGCCCCAAATTACTCTAGTTGGCACTAAAGTTGCGATTCAGTTTTTGGAAGATTTGTTGCACCAATCATTTGAACGAATGGTAGTGAAAAATGGCGATCGCATCGACCTAGGCAACGGTCACGAGCTAGAGTTTGTCGCTGCGCCCAATCTTCACTGGCCCGACACGATGCTCACCTACGACCACAAAACCCAGGTGCTTT belongs to Timaviella obliquedivisa GSE-PSE-MK23-08B and includes:
- a CDS encoding FHA domain-containing protein, which encodes MVIGDQISIVTNLLHGRTQATTQPQNTWLIGRDSCQVSIALPDRRLSRCHASVQYVEEQGFYLTDLGSSNGSLVNGELIQGATLLKDGDRIRLGSLIFTFFLCQSTHCFQPVNFSNSNSSAIADICVPLKSLAQVQTEVELLEDIDATPSQENSSETNFLEDTCRFNHKQDLSKGQCHDIC
- a CDS encoding alpha/beta hydrolase, whose protein sequence is MTAADQLGWQHHFIETNNIRLHCVIQGEGKLVVLLHGFPEFWYSWRHQIPALAKHFKVVVPDLRGYNDSDKPESGYDIDTLTTDVQGLIHSLGYLKAHVVGHDWGGAIAWHFAQKFPNLLDRLAILNAPHPERFRQEVLSNFDQIQRSWYMLAFQVPVLPEWLIQRNLSGFIKNLLQGQSVRKGAFTTQDTEMYQAALEKPGALTAALKYYRSLLAPQSWLSSWGRSPTLITSPTLVLWGEEDQFLSTKLTEGIDRLITAPFRLKILPQCGHWVQQEAPQTVNRELLDFLRHV
- a CDS encoding ABC transporter ATP-binding protein, giving the protein MNAIIPSSALPATSDRPTVVETYELRKVYRTGFWMNQKMVSLQGCTLQIFQGETFGLLGPNGAGKTTLLKCLLGITRPTSGKGLLLGQALGDRTVKQRVGYLPENAYFYDYLTGWEFLQYVAGLFQISASIQKKRIPELLELVGLEQSAARKKQLRQYSKGMLQRIGMAQALINDPEVVFLDEPMSGLDPLGRYQIREIILSLKGQGKTIFFNSHVLSDVEKICDRVAILARGEMLCIGSLQELLGNADLYQVKIKGGKSDVLRQWIPDLEFQENHWQGHLKGNPQDFIASLDLMGAQLIGMNLSRPTLEDFFVQQLRQRGIYTSK
- a CDS encoding M3 family metallopeptidase, with the protein product MSAATISANPLLVGKGLPPFEQIQTEQVIPAITQLLSESEDSLSQLEANFMPTWQGLVEPLEEIVDRLSWSWGVVGHLMSVKNSPELREAYETMQPAAVQFWNRMSQSQPLYEGFKALRHSEEWHKLEESQQRIVETSLRDAELSGVGLTGDAKDRFNAIQLELAELSTRFSNHVLDATKAFSMTLTQPDDIAGLPPSAVGLAAQMARAAGDENATPDAGPWRITLDMPSYMPFMQHSRRRDLREKLYKAFVSRASSGEFDNSPLIEQILTLRQEKAKLLGFNSFAEVSLAEKMAPSVTAVETLLEQLRQASYEAAKQDLADLREYARSKGAAEGNDLQHWDLAFWAERQREEKFDFNAEELRPYFPLDQVLEGLFALSQKIFGVVITPKDGQVPIWHPDVRYFQVANQQGEAIASFYLDPYSRPAEKRGGAWMNDCISRTKMTDGSVRLPVAYLVCNQTPPVDDKPSLMTFGEVETLFHEFGHGLHHMLTRVDYSMAAGTRNVEWDAIELPSQFMENWCYHRATLLSLGRHHQTGEPLPDHYYQKLLAARTYMSGSGMLRQIHLSWVDLELHSGYQPGGKETAADVRRRLAQTTMVLDPLPEDAFLCAFGHIFAGGYAAGYYSYKWAEVLSADAFAAFEEAGLEDEGAIAQVGQRYRDTVLAWGGGKHPMEVFKAFRGREPDTQALLRHNGLVAA
- a CDS encoding NAD(P)H-dependent glycerol-3-phosphate dehydrogenase, which translates into the protein MNASTVVVLGAGAWGSVLATLVTQAGHQSRLWSRRGELSLAEALMDVDVVVSAISMKGVAELAGQVQEIGLPAHTILLSATKGLDPASGRTPSQIWQATFPHHAIAVLSGPNLSKEIEQGLPTATVVSSRDIAAAEQVQAVFSSEKFRVYTNQDPLGTELGGTLKNVIAIAAGVCDGLNLGTNAKSALLTRALAEVIRIGTHLGAQPETFFGLSGMGDLLATCSSPLSRNYQVGFGLAQGKSLEQTLATLQGTAEGVSTTNVLINLAEHQGIAVPISWQVYQLLNGKITAQQAVEALMERELKPEVRG
- a CDS encoding uracil-DNA glycosylase is translated as MSTEDQMALFGAADLPALVPGKDFDPDLIPINAKLPILAGTYTSMDEIKVHCNRCQRCDLGATRTNAVIGRGNPDANLMIIGEGPGQNEDETGIPFVGKSGQLLDKILAAVELTEADVFIANIVKCRPPANRAPSDAEMNTCRPYLMEQIRMVNPKVILLSGASSVKGLLGDKRGITKIRGEWIEWEGRLCMPVFHPAYLLRNQSREKGQPKWLMWQDIQTVKAKLAELA
- a CDS encoding response regulator transcription factor, whose translation is MPRILVIDDDSAISELVAVNLEMAGYDVSQAEDGIKGQALALQLLPDLIMLDLMLPKVDGFTVCQRLRRDERTSEIPVLMLTALGQTKDKVEGFNAGADDYLTKPFEVEELLARIRALLRRTDRIPQAAKHSEILSFGPLTLVPERLEAIWFSNTVKLTHLEFELLHCLLQRHGQTVSPSEILKEVWGYDPNDDIETIRVHVRHLRTKLEPDPRHPRYIKTVYGAGYCLELPANVLSDEVAAS